A genomic stretch from Streptomyces venezuelae ATCC 10712 includes:
- a CDS encoding UbiA prenyltransferase family protein encodes MATPTLTGRQAPPTRPPASRPPSRLTDLVSLVRPHQWTKNLVVVPLGLLGAPRLDGAALGGAAAGIGVFTLASALIYLVNDVGDRDRDRRHPEKRHRPIAAGRIGLATAVSFAAALAVLLAGTVGLTVLTGTASLVDWWPVGAYVTLNAAYSKGLKHVPLLDVFIVALGFVLRLAQGCLASGNPVPSWLALCVFSLCLLLILGKRRHEMAVGGVLHRPALRGYTLGFLDQLLAFTAVLTAVSYVLHVRDSPVFGSHGPLVAVLTAPFALFGLARYLQLLVVDAGGGNPSRALFSDRMTVSNALLWSALLAGAWPLSHLGS; translated from the coding sequence ATGGCCACGCCCACGCTCACCGGCCGCCAGGCGCCCCCCACGCGTCCGCCGGCCTCCCGCCCTCCCAGTCGTCTCACCGACCTCGTCTCCCTCGTCCGGCCCCACCAGTGGACGAAGAACCTGGTGGTCGTGCCCCTCGGGCTGCTCGGCGCACCCCGCCTCGACGGTGCCGCGCTCGGCGGCGCGGCCGCCGGAATCGGTGTCTTCACGCTCGCCTCCGCCCTGATCTACCTGGTCAACGACGTCGGCGACCGGGACAGGGACCGGCGGCACCCGGAGAAGCGGCACCGGCCGATCGCCGCCGGGCGGATCGGTCTCGCGACCGCCGTCTCGTTCGCCGCCGCCCTCGCCGTCCTCCTCGCGGGGACGGTCGGTCTGACGGTGCTCACCGGCACGGCCTCGCTCGTGGACTGGTGGCCGGTCGGCGCGTACGTCACGCTCAACGCCGCGTACAGCAAGGGGCTCAAGCACGTCCCGCTGCTCGACGTCTTCATCGTCGCCCTCGGTTTCGTGCTGCGGCTCGCGCAGGGCTGCCTGGCCTCGGGGAACCCGGTGCCGAGCTGGCTCGCGCTCTGTGTCTTCTCCCTCTGCCTGCTGCTGATCCTCGGCAAGCGCCGCCACGAGATGGCGGTCGGCGGGGTGCTGCACCGCCCGGCGCTGCGCGGCTACACGCTCGGCTTCCTCGACCAGCTGCTCGCCTTCACCGCGGTGCTCACGGCCGTCAGCTACGTCCTGCACGTGCGGGACAGCCCGGTCTTCGGGTCGCACGGCCCGCTGGTCGCCGTGCTCACCGCCCCGTTCGCGCTGTTCGGGCTCGCCCGCTACCTCCAGCTCCTGGTGGTAGACGCGGGGGGCGGAAATCCCTCGCGGGCCCTGTTCAGCGACCGGATGACGGTCTCCAACGCCCTGCTCTGGTCGGCGCTGCTCGCCGGCGCGTGGCCGCTCAGCCACCTCGGGTCATGA
- a CDS encoding glycosyltransferase family 2 protein, giving the protein MPRARPSVSVIIPNYNYEKTLHACLTSVFAQTHAPLDVIVVDDASTDGSRDVAREFDVVLIANPHNSGVSAARNLGAAAARGEVLFFLDSDTALHPEALANAVDLLADDPGLGCVHGVLDPEPLFDDGPVERYHALHAHFWRRRAAGEVRTAFFALGAIRKEVFEATGPFDENLRDSEDVEYSGRLIRTHRIVMTEAIRGRHDDVDRLGAMLREQYRRSQLLIAALGQLREGGLTANRPLGVLAAALTLPALLLGLLTPWLLLVPAVCALVFACADPGLSRCALRARGPGFLLYFTAVHFVLHQAIVLGAARGTVRWLTDPDFGPSVRRPATASAPSATTAASTTAASAATTTTG; this is encoded by the coding sequence ATGCCCAGGGCCCGTCCCAGCGTGTCCGTCATCATCCCCAACTACAACTACGAGAAGACCCTGCACGCCTGTCTGACCTCGGTCTTCGCCCAGACCCACGCCCCGCTCGACGTGATCGTCGTCGACGACGCCAGCACCGACGGGTCCCGGGACGTCGCCCGGGAGTTCGACGTCGTCCTGATCGCCAACCCCCACAACAGCGGGGTGTCCGCCGCCCGGAACCTCGGCGCGGCCGCCGCCCGCGGCGAGGTCCTCTTCTTCCTCGACTCCGACACGGCGCTCCACCCCGAGGCCCTCGCGAACGCCGTCGACCTGCTCGCCGACGACCCCGGTCTCGGCTGTGTCCACGGGGTGCTCGACCCCGAACCGCTCTTCGACGACGGGCCGGTGGAGCGCTATCACGCCCTGCACGCGCACTTCTGGCGCCGCCGCGCCGCCGGCGAGGTCAGGACCGCCTTCTTCGCCCTCGGCGCGATCCGCAAGGAGGTCTTCGAGGCCACCGGTCCCTTCGACGAGAACCTCCGGGACTCGGAGGACGTCGAGTACAGCGGCCGGCTGATCAGGACCCACCGGATCGTGATGACGGAGGCGATCCGCGGCCGGCACGACGACGTCGACCGGCTCGGGGCGATGCTCCGGGAGCAGTACCGGCGCTCGCAGCTGCTCATCGCGGCGCTCGGGCAGCTGCGTGAGGGCGGTCTCACCGCCAACCGGCCGCTCGGGGTGCTCGCCGCCGCGCTCACCCTCCCCGCCCTCCTGCTCGGCCTGCTCACCCCGTGGCTGCTCCTCGTCCCCGCGGTGTGCGCGCTGGTCTTCGCCTGCGCCGATCCGGGGCTGAGCCGCTGCGCGCTGCGGGCCCGTGGCCCGGGCTTCCTCCTGTACTTCACCGCCGTCCACTTCGTGCTGCACCAGGCGATCGTGCTCGGCGCGGCGCGCGGCACCGTGCGCTGGCTCACCGACCCGGACTTCGGGCCGAGCGTGCGCCGCCCCGCGACCGCCTCCGCCCCCTCCGCCACCACCGCCGCCTCCACCACCGCCGCCTCCGCCGCCACCACCACCACCGGATGA